From Brucella pseudogrignonensis, a single genomic window includes:
- a CDS encoding helix-turn-helix transcriptional regulator gives MPNSEDLQKFHEQRIDMLESLDGPVIALPTKYPDGYFVPQHSHSRAQLLCASQGVVLVTTEAGRWMIPGDHAMWIPAGVKHSVEIVGDVFMRSIYIAVDVISGVPDHLHVVGLTDLMRCLIIDATSVDSIPEPGTRDALVIELILRDLHRLPQRSLGLPFPADIRLQKLCREFVKAPLARATIDDWADKMAMSRRSFTRHFQRETGVSLSVWRQQACLFAAVPRLTEGEAVTSVALDLGYDSVSAFTTMFRRMLGVSPKFYLPRMHAASAEDRDKLSSAMVE, from the coding sequence TTGCCGAACAGTGAGGACCTGCAAAAGTTCCACGAGCAGCGCATTGATATGCTGGAAAGCCTTGACGGTCCGGTCATTGCCTTGCCGACGAAATATCCTGATGGCTATTTCGTACCGCAGCATAGCCATAGCCGGGCGCAGCTTTTATGCGCTTCGCAGGGTGTCGTTCTTGTCACCACCGAGGCTGGCCGCTGGATGATCCCCGGCGATCATGCGATGTGGATTCCCGCGGGCGTAAAGCATTCGGTCGAGATTGTCGGCGATGTCTTTATGCGTTCGATCTATATTGCGGTTGATGTCATCTCAGGTGTGCCAGATCATCTTCATGTCGTTGGTCTGACGGATTTGATGCGCTGTCTTATCATTGACGCAACTTCGGTTGACAGTATCCCGGAACCGGGAACCAGAGACGCGCTTGTGATTGAACTCATCCTCAGAGATTTACATAGGCTACCTCAAAGATCGCTTGGGTTGCCCTTTCCGGCAGATATTCGGTTGCAGAAGCTGTGTCGCGAGTTTGTAAAAGCTCCTCTGGCGCGTGCGACGATTGATGACTGGGCGGACAAAATGGCGATGAGCAGACGGTCTTTCACCCGTCATTTTCAGCGTGAGACAGGCGTTAGCCTTTCGGTATGGCGCCAGCAGGCTTGTCTGTTTGCAGCTGTTCCCCGTTTGACGGAAGGCGAGGCGGTAACAAGCGTAGCGCTTGATCTTGGATATGACAGTGTGTCTGCTTTTACGACAATGTTTCGCCGTATGCTGGGTGTATCGCCGAAGTTCTATTTGCCACGTATGCATGCGGCGTCTGCTGAAGACCGTGATAAACTGTCTTCCGCAATGGTTGAATAA
- a CDS encoding MFS transporter, whose translation MSTSAAEQPSNSAANNTVLAIILATSMGHFLNDMMQSLLPAIYPMLKDNYSLSFWQIGLLTFTFQVTASILQPIVGIYTDRRPMPYSLPFGMGCTLVGLILLATAHHYTFLLLGAAFIGFGSSVFHPEAARVARLASGGRHGFAQSMFQVGGNFGSSIGPLLAAFIVLPFGQSSVSWFSIAALIGMALLWYVGNWYNQHNIANRSKPKADTTLPLPRKTVIMAISVLAMLIFTKYVYMASLTSYYTFYTISHFGVTVQGSQLLLFLFLGAVAAGTIVGGPIGDKIGTRTVIWVSILGIVPFTLALPYANLEVTAVLTIIIGFVLASAFPAIIVFAQELLPGRVGMVSGLFFGLAFGVAGIAAALLGIVADRTSIEFVYKICSYLPLLGLLTIFLPKMQKAK comes from the coding sequence ATGAGCACGAGTGCTGCCGAGCAGCCATCAAACAGTGCGGCGAACAATACGGTTCTCGCCATTATTCTGGCCACAAGCATGGGCCATTTCCTCAACGACATGATGCAGTCGCTGCTTCCAGCGATTTATCCAATGTTGAAGGACAATTACAGCCTATCATTCTGGCAGATTGGCTTGCTCACATTTACCTTTCAGGTGACCGCTTCGATCCTACAGCCTATCGTTGGCATTTATACAGATCGTCGTCCGATGCCTTACTCATTGCCTTTTGGCATGGGCTGCACACTGGTTGGTCTGATCCTGCTCGCAACGGCGCATCACTATACGTTCCTGCTTCTTGGCGCTGCATTCATCGGCTTTGGTTCGTCGGTATTTCATCCTGAAGCCGCACGTGTGGCACGTCTTGCATCAGGCGGTCGCCATGGTTTCGCACAGTCAATGTTTCAGGTTGGCGGCAATTTCGGCTCGTCAATTGGACCATTGCTTGCCGCCTTCATCGTGCTGCCCTTCGGTCAGTCCAGCGTATCGTGGTTTTCAATCGCCGCACTGATCGGCATGGCGCTGCTTTGGTATGTCGGAAACTGGTACAACCAGCACAATATAGCCAATAGAAGCAAGCCAAAGGCCGACACAACTCTGCCGTTGCCGCGCAAGACGGTGATCATGGCAATCTCTGTGCTCGCTATGCTGATCTTCACCAAATACGTCTATATGGCGAGCCTTACCAGCTATTACACCTTCTATACGATCAGCCATTTTGGGGTGACCGTTCAGGGCTCGCAGTTGCTGTTGTTTCTGTTCCTTGGTGCCGTTGCTGCCGGAACGATTGTTGGTGGTCCTATCGGCGATAAGATCGGCACACGCACTGTGATCTGGGTATCGATCCTCGGCATTGTGCCTTTCACACTGGCTTTGCCTTACGCAAATCTGGAGGTAACAGCAGTTCTGACGATCATTATCGGCTTTGTGTTGGCTTCGGCTTTTCCGGCAATCATTGTGTTCGCACAAGAGTTGTTGCCAGGGCGCGTTGGCATGGTCTCAGGCTTGTTCTTCGGACTGGCATTCGGTGTCGCTGGCATTGCAGCAGCGCTGCTTGGGATTGTTGCCGACCGCACCAGCATCGAGTTCGTCTATAAGATCTGCTCGTATCTGCCGCTGCTCGGTCTGTTAACAATCTTCCTGCCGAAAATGCAGAAAGCGAAATAG
- the hemN gene encoding oxygen-independent coproporphyrinogen III oxidase — protein MHEDTIRRYAALAVPRYTSFPTAVDFTPTTADNTKRWLRQIGPEESVSLYIHVPYCKEICHYCGCHSKMAVREDVIENFVTALLSEIETVSASLAARPKVVHLHWGGGTPSILHATQFKRIMAALALAFDFHPDMEHAIELDPRTVNPILAKTLSLMGVNRASLGVQDVNADVQKAIGRVQPIETVARAAALLRAVGINRLNFDLIYGLPLQTVTSLRETCERVIEMKPDRIACFGYAHLPQRRANQRLIDESILPDADERFAQASAVAESFINHGYKAVGIDHFALPDDTLAIAAENGTLHRNFQGYTTDRCNTLIGFGPSSISQYPGGYTQNISDVGQYSKRVGAGDFATVRGYTMRDVDRQRAGIITALMCNFRVDLNTAAPGVEFSDELALLRPLVADGLVEVQNGVITATEDGKPLIRLVAATFDEFRRETMHGFSSAV, from the coding sequence ATGCATGAAGACACGATAAGACGTTATGCGGCGCTGGCCGTTCCCCGTTACACTTCGTTTCCAACGGCTGTGGATTTCACGCCGACGACTGCTGACAACACAAAACGCTGGTTACGCCAGATCGGCCCGGAGGAAAGCGTTTCGCTTTATATCCATGTGCCGTACTGCAAAGAGATTTGCCACTATTGTGGCTGCCATTCAAAAATGGCCGTCCGTGAGGATGTCATTGAGAATTTCGTGACTGCTCTTTTGAGCGAGATCGAAACTGTAAGCGCAAGTCTGGCGGCTCGGCCGAAGGTCGTGCATTTACATTGGGGTGGGGGCACTCCTTCTATTCTGCATGCGACGCAGTTCAAACGCATCATGGCAGCGCTTGCGCTGGCGTTTGATTTCCATCCCGATATGGAACATGCGATTGAGCTTGATCCGCGTACGGTGAATCCAATTCTGGCAAAGACCTTGTCGTTGATGGGCGTTAACCGTGCAAGTCTTGGCGTGCAGGATGTTAATGCTGATGTGCAGAAAGCTATCGGCCGTGTGCAGCCAATTGAAACTGTTGCAAGAGCCGCAGCGCTGCTTCGTGCAGTGGGCATCAACAGGCTTAATTTTGATCTGATCTATGGTCTGCCGCTTCAGACTGTAACAAGTCTGCGTGAGACCTGTGAACGTGTAATAGAGATGAAGCCGGATCGCATTGCCTGCTTTGGCTACGCACATCTGCCGCAGCGTCGTGCCAATCAGCGATTGATTGATGAAAGCATTCTGCCGGATGCAGACGAACGTTTTGCGCAGGCAAGTGCTGTCGCTGAAAGCTTTATCAACCACGGCTACAAAGCTGTTGGTATCGATCACTTTGCTTTACCAGATGATACTCTGGCGATTGCGGCTGAGAATGGCACGCTGCATCGTAATTTTCAGGGCTACACGACTGATCGCTGTAATACGTTGATTGGTTTTGGTCCATCGTCCATTTCGCAATATCCGGGGGGATATACGCAGAACATTTCGGATGTCGGGCAATATAGCAAACGTGTTGGGGCGGGGGACTTTGCCACAGTGCGTGGTTATACCATGCGGGATGTTGATCGTCAGCGCGCCGGAATTATCACAGCACTGATGTGTAACTTCCGCGTTGATCTCAATACAGCGGCACCGGGCGTTGAATTTTCTGACGAATTAGCCCTGCTGCGTCCGTTGGTGGCTGATGGGTTGGTGGAAGTGCAGAACGGTGTCATCACTGCGACCGAAGACGGAAAGCCGCTGATCCGGCTGGTTGCTGCAACATTTGATGAGTTTCGCAGAGAAACGATGCACGGCTTCAGTTCCGCTGTGTAA